In Waddliaceae bacterium, the following proteins share a genomic window:
- a CDS encoding Rrf2 family transcriptional regulator, whose protein sequence is MKQVLGFSKAAALALHVMVLLAEEPLRRRSISDLANTLSASSVHLAKILQRLSKSGLVNSISGPSGGFLLSHSPVDVSLAIVYESIDGPLSCSRCLFDKPVCNSKKCILGDLIPTVSHIIEDYLKTNTLHDITTKRLEIPQSIT, encoded by the coding sequence ATGAAACAGGTATTAGGGTTTTCAAAGGCGGCGGCGTTAGCGCTCCATGTTATGGTATTACTTGCTGAAGAGCCTTTGCGTCGTCGTTCTATTTCTGATCTAGCCAATACTTTATCGGCATCGAGTGTTCACCTTGCCAAGATATTACAACGCCTTTCGAAGTCAGGGTTAGTAAATTCCATCAGTGGTCCTTCTGGTGGTTTTCTTTTATCGCATTCCCCTGTAGATGTTTCTCTGGCTATAGTTTATGAATCTATCGATGGTCCTCTTTCATGTTCTCGCTGTCTTTTTGATAAGCCTGTTTGCAATAGCAAAAAATGCATCCTTGGCGATCTTATTCCTACGGTATCACACATTATCGAGGACTATTTAAAAACTAACACTTTACATGACATTACAACAAAAAGATTGGAAATACCACAGAGCATAACATAG